A genomic stretch from Antarcticibacterium flavum includes:
- a CDS encoding Lrp/AsnC family transcriptional regulator: protein MKLDAIDLKILQQLQQDSKITNKELSVKLNLSVTAIYERIKRLERNRVVSKYVALVNPEKVEKSFTVLCQIKLLQHTKAYMIKFEAEVARLPEVLECYHVSGEYDYNLKVMVKDMEAYREFMVTKLTTLEHIGSTQSTFIISSVKNTTVLPL from the coding sequence ATGAAACTGGATGCGATAGATTTAAAGATCCTGCAGCAACTTCAGCAGGATAGTAAGATCACGAATAAGGAGCTTTCCGTAAAGTTAAACCTATCTGTCACGGCGATCTATGAACGCATAAAGCGGCTGGAACGAAATAGGGTGGTATCAAAATATGTAGCCCTGGTAAACCCTGAAAAAGTAGAAAAATCCTTTACCGTTTTATGCCAGATAAAACTGCTTCAACATACGAAAGCTTATATGATCAAATTCGAGGCAGAGGTAGCCAGGTTGCCGGAGGTGCTGGAATGCTATCACGTAAGCGGGGAGTATGATTATAATCTTAAGGTCATGGTGAAGGATATGGAAGCCTACCGGGAGTTTATGGTAACTAAACTTACTACCCTGGAGCATATAGGAAGCACGCAGAGTACTTTTATTATTAGTTCGGTTAAAAATACTACGGTCCTGCCGCTTTAG
- a CDS encoding aminotransferase class I/II-fold pyridoxal phosphate-dependent enzyme gives MKYKPANKIQDLQYFGEFGGVNPSISDSSTYTFLSAKTMFDTFEGNADGCYLYSRHSSPSNLYLGEALAAMEGTETANVAASGMGAITGTLLQLCQAGDHIVSSRTIYGGTYAFLKNFAPRLNIETSFVDITKLESVEAAINENTKVLYCESVSNPLLEVADIAALAKIAKKYNIPLVVDNTFSPLSITPVELGADIVIHSLTKFINGSSDTVGGVTCASQDFINSLRSVNDGANMLLGPTMDSLRSASILKNMRTLHIRIKQHSKNAMFLAEKFEADGLRTVYPGLTSHPSHELFKSMMNADYGFGGMLTIDVGSLDKANELMELMQDKNLGYLAVSLGFYKTLFSAPGSSTSSEIPEEEQKEMGLSDGLIRFSIGLDNDIERTYEMMKECMEEVGIFNSVEV, from the coding sequence ATGAAATATAAACCGGCCAATAAAATTCAGGACCTTCAATATTTTGGAGAGTTTGGAGGAGTTAACCCTTCAATATCCGATTCATCTACCTATACTTTTCTTTCAGCAAAAACAATGTTTGATACCTTTGAAGGAAATGCAGATGGTTGTTACCTCTACTCCAGGCACTCCTCTCCTTCCAATCTTTACCTGGGGGAAGCCCTTGCAGCGATGGAAGGTACCGAGACGGCCAATGTTGCAGCCTCCGGAATGGGAGCAATTACAGGTACTCTGTTACAACTGTGCCAGGCCGGGGACCACATAGTTTCCAGCCGAACAATATATGGGGGAACCTATGCTTTCCTCAAAAATTTTGCTCCGCGTCTTAATATTGAGACCTCCTTTGTAGATATTACAAAGCTGGAATCGGTAGAGGCTGCAATTAATGAGAACACTAAAGTACTTTATTGCGAATCTGTTAGCAATCCACTCCTGGAAGTGGCAGATATTGCTGCGCTTGCCAAAATTGCGAAAAAATATAACATTCCGCTGGTAGTGGATAATACCTTCTCCCCTCTTTCCATTACCCCGGTGGAACTGGGTGCAGATATAGTGATTCATAGCCTCACCAAGTTCATTAATGGAAGTAGTGACACCGTGGGAGGTGTGACCTGTGCCAGCCAGGATTTCATCAACTCCCTGCGCAGTGTAAATGACGGCGCAAATATGCTGTTGGGGCCAACTATGGACAGTTTAAGATCTGCCTCCATCCTCAAAAATATGAGAACTTTGCATATTCGTATAAAGCAACATAGCAAAAATGCCATGTTCCTTGCTGAGAAATTTGAGGCCGACGGTCTTAGAACAGTATACCCGGGACTTACTTCCCACCCCAGCCACGAATTGTTCAAAAGTATGATGAATGCAGATTATGGGTTTGGAGGGATGCTTACCATTGATGTGGGAAGCCTGGATAAAGCCAATGAGCTTATGGAGCTAATGCAGGATAAGAATTTAGGTTACCTGGCGGTAAGCCTGGGATTCTATAAAACCCTCTTTAGCGCACCGGGAAGCTCTACTTCCTCTGAGATCCCTGAAGAAGAACAAAAGGAAATGGGATTAAGCGACGGGCTAATAAGATTTTCCATTGGTCTGGATAACGATATAGAACGAACGTATGAAATGATGAAGGAGTGTATGGAAGAAGTAGGAATTTTTAATAGTGTCGAAGTTTAG
- the nhaC gene encoding Na+/H+ antiporter NhaC: MENQDTSFENEPIIKNKDLRIGEALIPVIALVAMLGFNVYVFGDDSLSGSNQFVLLLGGAIAAIVGYFNKVDYNDMIDAVANNIQSTAGAILILLMVGALAGTWLVSGIIPTMIYYGLQILNPTIFLAACVIICSVISVATGSSWTTSATVGIALIGIAEALGISVGMTAGAILSGAYFGDKLSPLSDTTNLAPAMAGTDLFTHIRYMTLTTVPTITVTILVFIIIGLNLDVSGVTDTSVILDSIRSSFNISPWLFLVPVIVIALIIKKVSPLIALLLGTLLGAAAALIFQPGIVAQIAGTDNLDFISGYRGIMNAITVDTAVVTDNEDLNDLFSSGGMAGMLGTIWLIICAMVFGGIMEAIGALARISQALLNMFHTTFGLFASTVFSCLTLNATASDQYLAIVVPGKMFAKAYRDKGLAPENLSRTLEDSGTVTSVLIPWNTCGAYHSQVLGVPVISYFGYAFFNYLSPFTTLLYAALNIKIKQLISSKS; the protein is encoded by the coding sequence ATGGAAAACCAGGATACTTCCTTTGAGAACGAACCTATAATAAAAAATAAAGATTTAAGGATTGGAGAGGCACTCATCCCTGTCATTGCCCTGGTGGCGATGCTGGGTTTTAATGTGTATGTCTTTGGTGATGATTCCCTTAGCGGCTCAAACCAATTCGTGCTACTCCTGGGTGGTGCCATAGCAGCAATTGTAGGCTATTTTAATAAGGTAGACTATAATGATATGATAGATGCCGTTGCCAATAATATACAGAGTACCGCCGGAGCAATTCTTATTTTACTTATGGTTGGGGCTCTGGCAGGAACCTGGCTGGTGAGCGGCATTATCCCAACCATGATCTATTATGGGCTGCAAATTTTAAATCCCACTATCTTTCTGGCTGCCTGTGTGATAATATGTTCTGTGATCTCTGTTGCCACGGGTAGCAGCTGGACAACCTCTGCAACAGTAGGAATAGCTCTTATAGGAATTGCAGAAGCTTTGGGAATATCTGTAGGAATGACGGCAGGGGCAATCCTTTCCGGCGCCTATTTTGGAGACAAACTTTCCCCTTTGAGCGACACCACCAACCTGGCCCCAGCAATGGCAGGGACAGATCTTTTTACCCATATAAGATATATGACCCTTACTACCGTTCCCACAATTACGGTAACTATCCTGGTTTTTATCATTATAGGATTGAACCTTGATGTATCTGGCGTCACAGATACTTCGGTTATACTGGATTCAATAAGATCTTCCTTCAATATTTCCCCCTGGTTATTTCTCGTACCTGTTATAGTCATTGCTTTGATCATTAAAAAAGTATCGCCTCTTATAGCACTCCTGCTTGGAACTCTATTAGGTGCGGCGGCGGCTCTTATCTTTCAGCCGGGGATCGTGGCACAAATTGCAGGGACAGATAATCTCGACTTCATTAGCGGGTACCGCGGGATTATGAATGCTATCACTGTAGACACTGCTGTGGTGACAGATAACGAAGATCTCAATGACCTGTTTTCCTCAGGTGGAATGGCCGGGATGCTTGGTACGATTTGGCTTATTATATGTGCAATGGTCTTTGGCGGAATTATGGAAGCTATTGGGGCTCTTGCAAGAATAAGCCAGGCCTTACTTAATATGTTCCACACGACTTTTGGCCTTTTTGCCAGTACAGTTTTTAGCTGCCTCACTCTTAATGCAACAGCATCAGACCAATACCTCGCAATTGTAGTTCCCGGGAAGATGTTTGCCAAAGCTTACCGTGATAAAGGCCTGGCTCCGGAAAATTTAAGCCGTACTCTTGAAGACTCAGGAACAGTGACTTCTGTACTTATTCCATGGAATACCTGTGGAGCCTATCACAGCCAGGTATTAGGAGTCCCCGTGATCTCCTATTTTGGATACGCCTTCTTTAATTATTTGAGTCCGTTCACGACGCTTCTATATGCAGCTTTAAATATTAAAATAAAGCAGCTGATTTCTTCAAAAAGCTAG
- a CDS encoding aspartate aminotransferase family protein, whose product MYLKRGHLKKSRAVIPTHGENVILNYQFIYSTNIYMTEQQTQAQGLLNRRKNAVANGVGVFNTATVKEAKGAIITDVDGRELIDFAGGIGVVNAGHCPEPVVEAIREQAGKYLHTSFNVVTYEPYIQLCEELAEILPHGEKTKAMLISTGAEAVENAVKIARQATKRPAVLCYTEAYHGRTLLGMSLTSKVNYKFFSGPFAPEVYRIPFPNFYKYHGTRDMDEFVETELTRLHESAHSMVDINSVAAIIIEPIQGEGGFNPVPQKYLEGLRSFCDEHGVLLIFDEIQSGFCRTGHWASWQHYNVQPDLSTYAKSLGSGLPIAAVVGRAEIMDAAGPGTIGGTYIGSPICCVAASATIKFMKDHNLNERALHIGKIITDRIENLQKEIPEIGDVRGIGAMIGIEFVKDNDPGKPHSELCDKIVKGCSAEGLILLSAGTFKNVIRILSPLVITDEELNKGLDILENQIRKNLK is encoded by the coding sequence ATGTATCTTAAAAGGGGACATTTAAAGAAATCCCGTGCTGTAATTCCCACACACGGCGAAAATGTCATTCTCAACTATCAATTTATTTATTCAACTAATATTTATATGACTGAACAGCAGACACAAGCACAGGGACTTCTAAACAGGAGAAAAAATGCTGTCGCCAACGGCGTAGGAGTTTTTAACACAGCCACTGTAAAAGAGGCAAAAGGAGCAATAATAACAGATGTAGATGGAAGGGAACTTATTGACTTTGCCGGCGGTATTGGTGTGGTCAACGCCGGCCATTGCCCGGAACCTGTAGTAGAAGCCATTAGGGAGCAGGCTGGAAAATACCTGCATACAAGTTTTAATGTGGTTACTTACGAACCTTACATACAGTTATGTGAGGAACTGGCAGAGATCCTGCCTCACGGTGAAAAAACCAAGGCAATGCTAATAAGTACAGGTGCTGAAGCTGTTGAAAATGCAGTAAAGATCGCGCGCCAGGCTACGAAGCGGCCGGCAGTTCTTTGTTATACTGAAGCTTATCACGGCCGTACGTTGTTGGGAATGAGCCTTACCAGTAAAGTAAATTATAAATTCTTTTCGGGCCCTTTTGCGCCTGAAGTATATAGAATTCCTTTTCCAAATTTTTATAAATATCACGGCACCCGGGATATGGATGAATTTGTGGAGACGGAGCTCACGAGGTTACATGAGAGCGCCCACAGTATGGTAGATATTAACAGTGTTGCTGCTATAATTATCGAACCTATACAGGGCGAGGGAGGATTTAATCCTGTCCCGCAAAAATACCTCGAGGGTTTACGGTCTTTTTGTGATGAACACGGGGTGTTGCTGATTTTTGACGAAATCCAAAGCGGATTTTGCCGCACGGGGCATTGGGCAAGCTGGCAGCACTATAATGTGCAGCCGGACCTGAGCACCTACGCCAAATCTTTGGGTTCCGGTCTTCCAATCGCGGCAGTAGTTGGGCGTGCTGAAATCATGGATGCAGCCGGACCCGGTACAATTGGCGGAACCTATATTGGAAGTCCAATATGTTGTGTGGCAGCATCGGCTACTATAAAATTTATGAAAGACCATAATCTTAATGAACGTGCTTTACATATAGGAAAGATAATTACCGATAGAATCGAAAACCTTCAGAAGGAAATACCTGAAATAGGTGATGTACGGGGAATAGGTGCAATGATCGGGATCGAATTCGTAAAGGACAATGACCCGGGAAAACCTCATAGTGAACTTTGTGATAAAATAGTAAAAGGCTGCTCTGCAGAGGGTCTTATCCTTCTAAGCGCCGGAACGTTTAAAAATGTTATAAGGATCCTTTCACCACTTGTAATTACAGATGAGGAACTTAATAAAGGCCTGGATATCCTGGAAAACCAGATAAGAAAAAACCTGAAGTAA
- a CDS encoding biotin carboxylase, with product MAKKKETTSKAKSKSVKDKISSDKSNKSNSGKEKKASVAKGEKAKTDTTLNSEEFQQTVASGSPKKKENKPAPVKPSSAKDKKQTPSRTKSAKKPPAKGNKKTEKTAKPRGEVVLKHDKTITPLNQERKIPKKGDIELDGVSDIRRAFHKNEEPLYFISATNFNLLGADEWIKGFKFICYIECFDGLHPNVFSPKQEIPHDDFEGIEDINNYLLQHPEVQDYIKTRSVDGRAGKAMFLMFNEKTEELAEKLGLEIMFPKAEMRTFLDNKVNTNRIAERAGVACVPYVLSKVEDYEHLREVSKNLGNELVIQTPFGDSGHTTFFISNEEEYNEYAEEIEKEEEVKIMKRIRCRGSAIEACVTRHGTIVAPLMTELVGFKELTPYEGGWCGNEIYPNAFTPELRQKAIENTQLFGNQLREEGYKGYFELDFLIDQDNGEIYLGELNPRVTGASSITNHAVFALADAPLFVFHILEWMDIEYDLNIEELNSRWAKQENIDGWSQLIVKHTEDTVEYVTESPKSGIWRMYDTGHIQFDRMDTHRRAVENENEAFFLRITRKGDYLYEGADMGILVTRGRMMTDDFRLNNRAKHWIKAIRSQFKSEMVEDKKKPKLTGTLTK from the coding sequence ATGGCTAAGAAAAAAGAAACCACTTCTAAGGCAAAATCAAAATCTGTTAAAGACAAGATTTCTTCAGATAAAAGCAACAAATCGAATAGTGGAAAAGAAAAAAAAGCTTCGGTAGCCAAAGGTGAAAAAGCAAAAACCGATACTACGTTGAATTCAGAAGAATTCCAACAAACGGTTGCTTCGGGTTCACCGAAGAAAAAGGAGAATAAACCGGCACCGGTGAAACCTTCTTCTGCTAAGGATAAAAAGCAAACACCCAGTAGAACAAAATCGGCTAAGAAACCACCGGCTAAGGGAAACAAAAAAACAGAAAAGACCGCTAAGCCCCGGGGAGAAGTGGTTCTTAAACATGATAAGACTATAACTCCTTTGAACCAGGAAAGGAAAATACCTAAGAAAGGAGATATCGAGCTGGATGGGGTGTCAGATATTAGAAGGGCTTTTCACAAAAATGAGGAACCATTATATTTTATAAGCGCTACCAATTTCAATTTATTGGGAGCCGATGAATGGATCAAGGGCTTTAAATTTATTTGTTACATCGAATGTTTTGACGGATTACATCCAAATGTTTTCTCTCCCAAACAGGAAATTCCACATGATGATTTTGAAGGAATAGAAGACATTAATAATTATTTATTGCAACACCCGGAGGTGCAGGATTATATTAAAACAAGATCTGTGGACGGCAGGGCGGGGAAGGCTATGTTCCTGATGTTCAATGAAAAAACAGAAGAACTTGCTGAGAAATTAGGGCTGGAGATCATGTTCCCCAAAGCAGAAATGCGAACTTTCCTTGACAATAAGGTCAATACTAACAGGATAGCTGAAAGAGCAGGAGTAGCCTGTGTGCCTTATGTGCTATCAAAAGTTGAAGATTATGAGCATTTACGGGAGGTATCCAAAAACCTTGGGAATGAACTGGTTATCCAGACACCCTTTGGGGATTCCGGCCATACCACCTTCTTTATTTCTAACGAAGAAGAATATAATGAGTATGCAGAGGAGATAGAAAAAGAAGAGGAGGTTAAAATAATGAAGCGTATTCGTTGCAGAGGATCTGCAATTGAGGCTTGTGTGACAAGACATGGAACCATTGTGGCTCCTTTGATGACAGAACTTGTAGGTTTTAAAGAACTTACGCCATATGAAGGCGGCTGGTGTGGTAACGAAATCTATCCCAATGCCTTTACTCCTGAACTAAGGCAAAAAGCGATCGAAAATACCCAGCTTTTCGGGAACCAACTCAGGGAAGAAGGTTATAAGGGTTATTTTGAGCTCGATTTTTTAATAGACCAGGACAATGGGGAGATCTACCTTGGGGAGTTGAATCCACGGGTAACGGGAGCGAGTTCCATCACAAACCATGCTGTCTTTGCACTTGCAGATGCACCTTTATTTGTCTTTCATATCCTTGAATGGATGGATATAGAATATGATCTTAATATAGAAGAATTAAACAGTAGATGGGCAAAACAGGAAAACATTGATGGCTGGAGCCAGCTTATTGTTAAGCATACTGAGGATACTGTGGAATATGTGACAGAATCTCCAAAATCTGGTATCTGGAGAATGTATGATACCGGCCATATACAATTTGACAGGATGGACACTCACAGGAGAGCGGTGGAAAATGAGAATGAAGCCTTCTTCCTGAGAATTACCAGGAAAGGAGATTACCTGTATGAAGGAGCAGATATGGGGATACTGGTAACAAGGGGCCGAATGATGACAGATGATTTCAGGCTGAATAACCGTGCAAAGCACTGGATCAAAGCAATTCGCTCCCAGTTTAAATCTGAAATGGTAGAGGATAAAAAGAAACCGAAACTAACGGGAACTTTAACTAAATAG
- a CDS encoding aminotransferase class I/II-fold pyridoxal phosphate-dependent enzyme, whose product MPATKTISAHHYNIAQLRVESWNNLKSESTKLENSNRGTADEKKHKDNLRKSLQEIQGVESYFAYPGLGRVNALKEMLDRQEHTALTNKIAEITKYLVSDRYRSSPDHEDEDFGIEAGEKGEIADGNKRNYFEVLFLEDISPKEEVKLRNDLRDLRTAGDQFSYGVVVQRCFQDAMIALLFNPNIQAVVVRYAPPYHSKKITLLIKPFIQNVLKLDLSKVPQAELGPLFGTLIRKFRPELDTYYVTDTSLGNLKDNTLKSFRRIFYRAEDLQELHLTILRGISERYETPFFSALKEYSKKPTGIFHAMPISRGNSVFKSRWINDFGNFYGRNMFLAETSSTTGGLDSLLQPKGSLKKAQERASDAYGSRNTFFVTNGTSTANKIVVQALVRPGDVILIDRDCHKSHHYGLVLSGAYPVYLDSYPIEKYSMYGAVPLEQIKEKLLRLKKAGRLELVKMLLLTNCTFDGLVYNVEKVMEEILAIKPDMIFLWDEAWFAFAGFTYNYKQRTGMYVAQKLYGKYKSNSYREQYANHLKELKDGELPRMPNPDEVRIRVYSTQSTHKTLSSFRQGSMIHIWDEDFRRKTENTFMEAYMTHTSTSPNYQMLASLDVGRRQVQFEGYELVEKSIELAMVLRAKINDHPRLNKYFDVLTVSDFIPGEYRESGLTEYYSPAEGWNRMETAWEKDEFVLDPTKITLHIGRTGVDGDTFKNKYLMDKFNIQINKTSRNTVLFMTNIGTTRGSVTYLTNALLKIADELDQEFKPLSQKENKIRQDRIHSLTKDYPPLPDFSYFHESFQAVPGVPGGNIREAFFLAYNEENYEYIPLGECLPSMEEGRTLVASAFIIPYPPGFPVLVPGQVVSEEIIHFLTALDVSEIHGYRPDLGLRIFREKVLNRQKTVTSMGAMGGAGKKKLTN is encoded by the coding sequence ATGCCAGCAACGAAAACCATTAGTGCTCACCATTATAATATTGCCCAGTTAAGGGTAGAATCCTGGAACAACCTGAAAAGCGAATCTACGAAGCTTGAGAATTCCAACAGGGGAACTGCAGATGAAAAAAAACATAAAGACAATCTTCGAAAGTCGCTGCAGGAGATCCAGGGGGTAGAATCCTATTTTGCCTATCCAGGCCTGGGCAGGGTCAATGCACTGAAGGAAATGCTGGACAGGCAGGAGCATACAGCCCTAACCAACAAAATTGCTGAAATTACAAAGTACCTGGTTAGTGACCGTTATAGAAGCAGCCCGGATCATGAGGATGAGGACTTTGGAATTGAGGCAGGAGAAAAAGGTGAAATTGCAGACGGAAATAAAAGAAATTATTTTGAGGTCCTGTTTCTGGAAGATATTTCCCCTAAAGAGGAAGTAAAACTAAGGAATGATCTTAGGGATTTGAGGACAGCCGGAGATCAATTCAGTTACGGGGTAGTGGTGCAGCGTTGTTTTCAGGATGCGATGATCGCATTGTTGTTTAATCCCAACATTCAGGCAGTGGTAGTGAGATATGCACCTCCCTATCATTCTAAAAAGATCACTCTTCTTATTAAACCATTTATACAGAATGTGCTTAAGCTTGACCTGTCCAAGGTTCCGCAAGCAGAACTGGGCCCCCTATTTGGTACCCTGATTAGAAAATTCCGCCCGGAACTGGATACATATTACGTAACAGATACTTCTCTGGGAAATCTAAAGGATAATACCCTTAAAAGTTTCAGGCGTATATTTTACAGGGCAGAGGATCTACAGGAGTTGCACCTTACAATTTTAAGGGGTATAAGTGAACGCTATGAAACTCCATTTTTTTCAGCTCTAAAAGAGTATAGTAAGAAGCCCACGGGTATATTCCATGCTATGCCTATTTCGCGAGGAAATTCAGTTTTTAAATCCAGGTGGATCAATGATTTTGGAAATTTCTACGGTCGTAATATGTTCCTGGCAGAGACATCCTCTACCACCGGGGGATTGGATTCGCTCCTTCAGCCAAAAGGTTCCTTGAAAAAGGCACAGGAAAGAGCAAGTGATGCTTATGGCTCAAGAAATACTTTCTTTGTGACCAATGGAACTTCTACAGCCAATAAGATCGTTGTACAGGCACTGGTTAGGCCTGGAGATGTGATCCTCATAGACCGGGACTGTCATAAATCACATCACTATGGATTGGTACTTTCGGGGGCATATCCTGTTTATCTGGATTCTTATCCTATAGAGAAATATTCAATGTATGGTGCGGTTCCACTGGAACAAATTAAAGAAAAACTTCTTCGTCTTAAGAAAGCGGGAAGGCTGGAGCTTGTAAAAATGCTTTTGCTCACCAATTGTACTTTTGATGGTCTGGTCTACAATGTGGAAAAAGTGATGGAGGAGATCCTCGCAATAAAACCAGATATGATCTTTTTATGGGATGAGGCCTGGTTCGCATTTGCCGGTTTTACTTACAATTACAAGCAGCGTACGGGAATGTATGTGGCCCAAAAACTCTATGGCAAGTATAAGAGCAACAGTTACCGGGAACAATATGCAAATCACCTTAAGGAATTAAAAGATGGTGAGCTTCCCAGGATGCCAAATCCAGATGAGGTGCGTATCAGGGTTTATTCCACCCAAAGCACACATAAGACTTTAAGCAGTTTTCGGCAGGGTTCTATGATCCATATTTGGGATGAGGATTTTCGCAGGAAAACAGAGAATACCTTTATGGAAGCATACATGACCCACACTTCCACTTCCCCTAATTACCAAATGCTCGCTTCCCTGGATGTGGGAAGACGGCAGGTACAATTTGAAGGATATGAATTGGTGGAAAAAAGCATAGAACTGGCCATGGTTCTAAGGGCCAAGATCAATGACCACCCCCGGCTTAATAAGTATTTTGATGTCCTTACAGTGAGTGATTTCATTCCCGGGGAATACAGGGAGTCCGGATTAACTGAATATTACAGTCCTGCAGAAGGCTGGAACAGGATGGAAACTGCCTGGGAAAAGGATGAATTCGTCCTGGATCCCACGAAGATCACCTTGCATATAGGACGTACAGGGGTAGATGGTGATACCTTCAAGAATAAATATTTAATGGATAAATTTAATATCCAGATAAACAAAACTTCCAGAAATACGGTCCTGTTCATGACCAATATTGGAACAACCCGCGGTAGTGTTACTTATCTCACCAATGCATTGCTGAAAATTGCAGATGAGCTGGACCAGGAATTTAAACCCCTAAGCCAAAAGGAAAATAAGATACGCCAGGACAGGATACATTCACTCACTAAGGATTATCCACCGTTACCAGATTTTAGTTATTTCCACGAATCTTTTCAGGCAGTACCGGGGGTGCCTGGAGGAAATATACGGGAAGCTTTTTTCCTGGCTTACAATGAGGAAAATTATGAATATATACCGCTTGGGGAATGCCTGCCCTCTATGGAAGAAGGCCGTACCCTGGTAGCTTCAGCTTTTATAATTCCTTACCCTCCGGGATTTCCGGTCCTTGTACCGGGACAGGTAGTGAGCGAGGAGATCATTCACTTCCTTACCGCATTGGATGTATCAGAAATTCACGGATACAGGCCGGATCTGGGACTTCGAATCTTTAGGGAAAAAGTATTAAATAGGCAAAAAACCGTTACTTCCATGGGAGCGATGGGAGGTGCCGGGAAGAAAAAATTAACTAACTAA
- a CDS encoding carbon-nitrogen hydrolase family protein produces the protein MNPFAIAGIQMKVSAVASNVEMMKLKLDITMSLYPWVEMVVFSELCGYGPLTHTAQEIPGEFEREMQAMAKKHHIWLLPGSIFEKSHGKIYNTATVINPDGEIVTRYRKMFPFYPYEVGVTPGSQFCVFDVPGVAKFGLSICYDMWFPETVRTLAVMGAEVILHPTMTGTIDREIELSIVRAMAAVNQCYFFDVNGLESGGNGRSLVCGPDGRVIYQAEGNEEIFPLELNISRVRRSRELGVLRLGQPLKSFRDHIGQFNIYQAGTQLPYLHSLGPLIKPSRVDKLAKLKMQENEYEPPSNPTGYKGFNEL, from the coding sequence ATGAATCCATTTGCAATTGCAGGAATACAAATGAAGGTATCTGCCGTCGCTTCTAATGTAGAAATGATGAAGCTTAAACTCGATATCACTATGAGCCTATATCCCTGGGTGGAAATGGTGGTTTTTAGTGAATTATGCGGTTATGGTCCCCTCACTCATACAGCCCAGGAGATTCCCGGGGAATTTGAAAGGGAGATGCAGGCGATGGCCAAAAAACACCATATATGGTTGTTACCGGGTTCTATTTTTGAAAAGAGTCATGGAAAAATATACAATACAGCAACTGTAATAAACCCGGATGGGGAAATTGTAACCCGTTACAGGAAAATGTTTCCGTTTTATCCCTACGAGGTAGGAGTGACGCCGGGATCCCAGTTTTGTGTATTTGATGTACCCGGGGTAGCAAAATTTGGATTATCCATTTGCTATGATATGTGGTTTCCGGAAACAGTGCGCACCCTGGCAGTAATGGGAGCAGAAGTAATACTGCACCCCACTATGACCGGTACAATTGACAGAGAAATAGAATTGTCCATAGTAAGAGCAATGGCTGCGGTGAACCAGTGCTATTTCTTTGACGTTAACGGGCTGGAATCAGGTGGGAATGGCAGGTCCCTTGTTTGCGGGCCAGATGGCAGGGTAATCTACCAGGCAGAGGGCAATGAAGAAATTTTTCCATTGGAGCTCAATATTAGCCGGGTGAGAAGAAGCAGGGAGCTGGGAGTACTGCGCCTTGGCCAGCCATTAAAAAGTTTCAGGGATCATATAGGGCAGTTTAATATATACCAGGCAGGGACCCAGTTACCTTATCTACATTCCCTGGGGCCACTCATTAAACCATCCCGGGTAGATAAACTTGCAAAGTTAAAAATGCAGGAAAATGAATACGAACCACCTTCTAATCCCACAGGATACAAAGGGTTTAATGAACTATAA
- a CDS encoding VOC family protein produces MKSYVSWFEIPAVNFQQAVDFYNNIYDIEMETNFDGQYAMAYFPAGKGVGGAIVAGPGSTPSDTGPLLYLNGGDNLEKILSKIETAGGRIIMPKTHISEEAGYFAIFIDSEGNKLALHSKK; encoded by the coding sequence TTGAAAAGCTATGTAAGCTGGTTTGAAATTCCTGCAGTTAACTTCCAGCAGGCAGTAGATTTTTACAATAATATCTATGACATAGAGATGGAGACAAATTTCGATGGCCAGTACGCAATGGCATATTTTCCAGCAGGCAAAGGTGTTGGCGGTGCAATAGTTGCCGGCCCGGGTTCCACCCCCAGTGACACAGGTCCCTTGCTTTACCTTAATGGAGGTGATAACTTAGAGAAGATACTAAGCAAAATAGAAACTGCAGGAGGAAGAATAATCATGCCTAAAACCCATATAAGTGAAGAAGCCGGGTACTTCGCAATTTTTATAGATTCTGAAGGAAACAAACTAGCCCTACACTCAAAAAAATAA